A portion of the candidate division TA06 bacterium genome contains these proteins:
- a CDS encoding guanylate kinase: MAKRTKLAELAKKEVKVAFPIVVTAPSGTGKTSICRAVAKELKDVNYSVSVTTRSPRKGEKNGKDYIFVDEKRFRQLAAAGELVEWAVVYGSHYGTPKKMLEENLGKGRCVILALDHNGGESIKKNYSGTVLVYLLPPSMTELRRRLSGRDTDPSSSVQMRLRSARKELLHAKKYDYLVVNKKLSDTVGTLKAIIAAESHRRERYGQIEFQ; this comes from the coding sequence ATGGCCAAGAGGACGAAGCTAGCAGAACTTGCAAAGAAGGAAGTGAAGGTTGCTTTTCCCATAGTGGTCACAGCCCCTTCCGGAACAGGGAAGACATCTATATGCAGGGCGGTAGCGAAAGAACTAAAAGATGTCAACTATTCTGTCTCAGTAACCACCAGGAGTCCAAGGAAGGGCGAGAAGAATGGGAAGGACTACATTTTCGTGGATGAAAAGAGGTTCAGACAACTTGCCGCTGCGGGAGAACTGGTGGAGTGGGCTGTTGTCTACGGGAGTCACTATGGGACTCCGAAGAAGATGCTAGAGGAGAATCTGGGGAAGGGGCGATGCGTGATACTCGCTTTAGATCATAACGGAGGTGAGTCAATCAAGAAAAACTACTCTGGTACGGTGCTGGTCTATCTTCTGCCTCCATCTATGACGGAGCTTAGAAGAAGGCTGAGCGGGAGAGACACAGATCCCAGTTCCAGCGTGCAGATGCGCCTCAGGTCTGCACGGAAAGAGCTTCTGCATGCGAAGAAATATGACTACCTTGTGGTGAACAAGAAGCTGAGTGATACTGTTGGTACGTTGAAAGCGATCATCGCTGCGGAGAGCCACAGGCGTGAAAGATACGGTCAGATTGAGTTCCAGTGA